From Nocardioides daedukensis, the proteins below share one genomic window:
- a CDS encoding sensor histidine kinase, whose amino-acid sequence MKDEAPGWHYRRSLASRVALLTTIAVALTVGMVALGAYITVRVQMQQTLDASLLERAERAADGALVELTAEYQYPSWTFGAADVRIAFLNKDGLTRSMDDGPRIQLGEPELEVAQGERKHSIRTIEAEGVKFRVVTVPTRDPGVALLIAQSLDGQERVLGRLGLAMFLFGAAGVILAGAFGWGVARNGLRPVRRLSRRVEEIARTEDLRPIQVEGNDEIARLGSAFNVMLAALEASRDRQRQLVGDAGHELRTPLTSLRTNLDLLLQADASGGMPAQARAELLEDVDAQINEMTQLIGDLVELGRDENAPHLIELVDMREVLDRAVSRARRRAPAVTFDVHADDWWVTGESAALERAVMNLLDNAAKWSPAGGTVHVGLHNGRLTVRDEGPGIAEEDLPKVFDRFYRSKESRAMPGSGLGLAIVWQTAQRHSGSVAAANSPKGGAVMTLQLPGRVIQQA is encoded by the coding sequence ATGAAGGACGAGGCTCCGGGCTGGCACTATCGCCGGAGCCTGGCCAGCCGGGTCGCCCTGCTGACCACGATCGCGGTCGCGCTGACCGTCGGGATGGTGGCGCTCGGTGCCTACATCACCGTGCGCGTGCAGATGCAGCAGACGCTCGACGCCTCGCTGCTCGAACGCGCCGAGCGGGCGGCCGACGGAGCACTCGTCGAGCTGACCGCCGAATATCAATATCCGTCCTGGACGTTCGGTGCCGCGGACGTGCGGATCGCCTTCCTCAACAAGGACGGGCTGACCCGGAGCATGGACGACGGCCCCCGGATCCAGCTCGGCGAGCCCGAGCTCGAGGTGGCCCAGGGCGAGCGGAAGCACTCGATCCGGACCATCGAGGCGGAGGGCGTGAAGTTCCGCGTCGTCACCGTGCCCACTCGCGACCCCGGGGTGGCGCTGCTGATCGCCCAGTCCCTCGACGGACAGGAGCGGGTGCTGGGCCGACTCGGTCTGGCGATGTTCCTCTTCGGTGCGGCCGGCGTCATCCTGGCCGGGGCGTTCGGCTGGGGGGTCGCCCGCAACGGCCTGCGACCGGTACGCCGGCTCTCGCGGCGGGTGGAGGAGATCGCCCGCACCGAGGACCTGCGCCCGATCCAGGTCGAGGGCAACGACGAGATCGCCCGGCTCGGGTCCGCCTTCAACGTGATGCTTGCGGCCCTAGAGGCCTCCCGCGACCGGCAGCGCCAGCTGGTCGGCGACGCCGGGCACGAGCTGCGTACGCCGTTGACGTCGCTGCGCACCAACCTCGATCTGCTGCTCCAGGCCGACGCCAGTGGCGGGATGCCCGCGCAGGCACGGGCCGAGCTGCTCGAGGACGTCGACGCCCAGATCAACGAGATGACCCAGCTGATCGGGGACCTGGTCGAGCTCGGCCGCGACGAGAACGCGCCGCACCTGATCGAGCTGGTCGACATGCGCGAGGTGCTCGACCGAGCGGTCTCGCGGGCCCGGCGCCGCGCGCCTGCGGTCACCTTCGACGTACATGCCGACGACTGGTGGGTCACCGGTGAGTCGGCGGCGCTCGAGCGCGCGGTGATGAACCTGCTCGACAACGCTGCCAAGTGGAGCCCCGCGGGGGGCACGGTCCATGTGGGGTTGCACAACGGCCGGCTCACCGTGCGTGACGAGGGACCGGGCATCGCCGAGGAGGACCTGCCCAAGGTCTTCGACCGGTTCTATCGCTCGAAGGAGTCCCGGGCGATGCCCGGCTCGGGCCTGGGCCTGGCCATCGTGTGGCAGACCGCGCAACGGCACTCGGGCAGCGTGGCCGCGGCCAACTCGCCGAAGGGTGGCGCGGTGATGACGCTGCAGCTGCCCGGTCGGGTGATCCAGCAGGCGTGA